The Fusarium oxysporum f. sp. lycopersici 4287 chromosome 1, whole genome shotgun sequence DNA segment ACCGAAAGGCGCAGCAGCGTCGGAAATGATACCAGTGTTGACTCCAACCATACCAACCTCAAGAGACTCAGCAATGCGGTGCACACGCTCAATATCCCGGGAGAAGAAATAGCCTGCCAGACCAACCTCGGTGTTGTTGGCCATCTTgacaacttcttcctctgtctcGAAGGGGAAGAGACCGGCGACAGGTCCAAAGGTCTCTTGTGAGGCCATGTCCATCTCAGGGGTCATGTCACGAATGACAGTGGGTGCATAGAAGTTGGAGCCAAGGTCGTTGAGTCGCTTGCCTCCGATGGTGATCTTTccacccttcttctcagcatccttgacatgagcctcaaccttctcaataGCTCGATCGTGGATCAGAGGTCCATGTGTAACGCCTTGGTCAAAACCGTTGCCTACACTGAAAGACTTGACCTTTTCGGTAAACTTGGACACGAACTCATCGTAGATTCCGCGCTGGACATAAATTCGGTTGGCGCAGACACAGGTCTGGCCTGAAGATCGGAACTTGGACGCGATAGCTCCAGCCACAGCAGCATCCACATCAGCGTCATCGAAGACGATGAAAGGGGCGTTGCCACCAAGCTCCATGGAGAGCTTCTTAAGAGTGCCGGAAGACTGCTtcatgagaagcttgccaacACCGGTGGATCCTGTGAAGGAGACCTTGCGGATAGTAGGGTCAGATGTGAGAAGCTCGCCGAGCTCGGGTGTGTTTTCGTGTGAGGTCACGACGTTAACGACACCCTTGGGGATGCCTGCGCGGTGAGCCAATTCGGCCAAGGCGAGTGAAGTAAATGGTGTTTCGGCAGGGGACTTTGCGACGACCGTGCAACCTGCTGCCAGGGCTGGTCCGATTTTTCGTGTGATCATGGCAGCAGGGAAGTTCCATCTAAAAATGTCAGTTATGAGTCTTGCAAGAGTGAAACTAACTTACGGTGTGATGAGGCCGCAGACTCCAACGGGCTCCTTGATGGTCCAAACACGGTTTCCAGGAACCGAGCTAGGAATTGTATCACCATATACTCGTGGTGCTTCCTCACTGAACCACTCGAGAAAGTTTGCAGCATATGTGGTCTCACCCTTGGCATCGGCGATGGGCTTTCCATTCTCCCAGGTAATAATCTTTGCGATATCCTCAGCGTTGGCGGCCATTTGATCATACCAAGCGCGCAATAGCTTTGAGCGCTCACGGCCGGTCTTGGCGCGGAATGAAGGGAACGCATCTGCAGCAGCGGCAATGGCTAATTGGGTATCTCTGGAGTTGAATTCGGGGCATGTTCCGATGAGTTTGCCAGTGGAAGGATCTAGACTGTGAGTATATAAGATTGATAAGTGAGAGGGTGAAGCTCACCATGGACTTCGAATGTCTTGCCGGAGCCGGCCTTGACCCATTCACCATTGACATAACAAACATCCTGCTTGAGAAGTGATGGGTCTTTGAGCTACACGAAATTAGTTCTATGGTCAATCATTTAGACTGTAAGATGTGTACCTTTGGGGGAGCGACATTGGAAGCTCTCCTTGTGATCATCAACGAGATAACTGGAGATTGACGCAGAGCTCCTCGCGATGGAGCGGCCAatcgttgaagaagagccatCTTGATATCTCAACTCAGTCTCGACAAAAGCCCAATACACAATACAATCAATCAattgaagagatgaagggCCAAGACGTGGAGTTTCACTGATGCCGATGACGGATcgaggttggtgatggcggGGTGACGTCTTGTTAAGCAAGCTTGTGTGGGGTTGACTAAAGCTCCCGGAGCCGGTATCTCGACCACTATCGGCTCCGGCGGGACCGGCACAAGAGATATCGGCATGTTATTACCAAAGGCCGATTAATTAACCTCAAATAGTTCAATGGTGAGTCAGACCTTGCAGTTTCTTAACGTGCTTCAGCCTAGAAGCATATGCACCGGCAATTCTTATGGAGCTATTCAAGCTCTCCCCGTATTTCACCAATCGACCGGGCCGTGTTACGAAATAGGCAATTCTGCGCGACGGATAGCTCATGTAAATCTCAGTGAATTATCAGATTCATATATGAATAACAGTTAATGGAAGTTGAGCCTCGTTGGGCTATGTATGTTCCTTGGTATATCATCCTTAACTCCAAACACCCAATGCTCATTAATGATAGTGGTCCCCTCATGACATATCCTAAATTTCGTCCTAATACTTCTTCAACCATAGTATCTGTTTTGCTGAGATCGCAGTGGCAGTTGGCGATCCAGAGTGTGGAAAGCCTGTGTTCGAGGAGTATACGGCATCGCTCGAATACTGGGGGTCTTCATGTTGTGCATCTCCCAAACACCTCCCTTCGGCTCCGAAGTCGTAGatccatcttcatcgtcgtcgtcatccgAAACATCGTTGATCTTATTGGGAAGCATGGCATAGATGCTGAATGCCAGATTGCAGAGATAGATCGCCCTAAATCAGTATTAGTAAAGTTAAGGCATATGCAAATACTATAGACCACTTACAGCATGTAAACACCAATTACAAGCGAGTATCGAGCAATCATGCAGCTCTTGTACTTTCCATATGGCTTGGCAATATCGCACCCAATACGGTAGTACCAAGCTGCAGGAGCAGGATATCGTGAATCAGTGTAGTCAGGTCCAATTGTTCCGTAGACGCAGACTGTGTAGAGAGCGACCATGCTGGTATTGATGAAAGTGGCGAAGATGGGGTACCAAACTCTCATGATAAAGGCAGTAAGCttgccgaggaggaagaagagtgaGATGATCGAGATGGCGACATTGAAATTGGTGAAGCTGTTCATGTTAGTCAATCCCTTAGGCACAGTTAGAGGTACACTCACGTTCGTGTCCAGATGAGAGCAATCTTTGGTTGAGGCTGATAATTGGCATAAGCATAGAGAACTCTAGCCGGGTTCGAGTTGAGAGGAGGATCATGCTCCCAACCAATCTGCCACATATCGGTACGGTAGAGATTTGGTTGAGAGATGCCAAAGATGACCAGAGCAGGGACAATTCCAATCAGCTCAAGAGGCATTAACCACCATGTTCCCTTTCTCGATACGCGAGGCCATTTCCGGAATAAGACGCGGTAattcttggccttggctgGTTTGTCTGTGTGCTCTTGCTGAGAGCGTTTGAAGGTTGGGAACTTCATGTTGGCGATttaatctgatctgatctgatctgattgCTTGGTGACGTTGGAGTTCAATGTTGCGCTGTGTCGGCTGCTGGTAGCAGCTATAAACTGTTCCACATGCGATATCGTACAGAGTCCTGATTGAGACCGCCAAATTCGTCTTTGCTGACCGGCAGCTCAATTCAATAAAGATGTAAGAAGCATTCCTGGGCGGCCAGGGCGGGGTGAGCAGCCGTTTAAGGGCCTTGGAGGTGGCCATCAGCTGAGAGGGGCCCCCATGTTGGACAGCTGTGAGAGGCTCTCGAGGTGAGAAAAGCCGCTGTGATGCTGCGTGAAGGACCTGTAGCCAGCCTGTGAGAGGGCGCCTGGAGTGATACTCTGATGCCAATCACTGCATCTCGAGGATGAGCATCAACGGCGTGGGCCAATCAGATCAGAGAAGTGAGGTGCTATCACCACTCGTCTCCTCTGTTAAGCGCCCGGGTGGAAATCATGAGATGCCCGATAGTGATGGAGTAGCCCGATTGGTTGAGTTGGAGGTTGGAGATGCAACCTCATGTGGCTGGCTGGCCAATCAGGGCACAAGAAAACGGTTGAAGATGTGCTCTTGAGTGAGAGTCGCAGGGATTGGGAACCGCCAATTCTTTGCCGTCAAGTGCTCGCAGATTCAATTCCTGTGATCTACCGCAAGAACGGAAAGAACGGGTGTTTTATGTTGGTTCTTGGCCAGATTCGTCCAGATTTAGCCGCCCGTTACCATCTGTCAGTCGAGTCTCTATGGAAATGGCCTCAGTTGTGGCATCTCCATATACCGATTATCCGAGATCGAGGCTGTTTAACATTCAAGGTGTAACATTCTGAGTTTGTATACTACGAAATGTGTCATTTGTGAACATTATCGGTCAGCTGGCGGCTAACAATAGCAACAGTGATGACATTATGCAACCCACAGATTACTCTGCAGCAGAGTCACGTCTTTTAACCGGATCATATCATGTCATGAACAGCTCGAGTCTAAAACCTTGGATCAAAATGAGGGCATTCCCAACTCGCGATGGTAATACCCAAAATAGGTAGTTCCGACTCTGGTCCGGGCTTTCAGACTGACCACACCATGTGCTATGCCCTGACTATCAACGACCTTTCACAGGAGCTAGGACataaagagaagacagcATACTTGGTTATCAGGGTCCCAACTTAATTGTTAGTGAGAACAAGAGAACCACTGGCTTCCGCGTATTATCGGCCACTACTGAGAAACTCCCACAAGAATATCAACATATTGACTAAACCCCCTGACTGGTGTCGgctatcaacaccaagccaGCCATAAAACCCGGAAAGAATGCACTTGAACCAGCCACATCGTCACTCGAGAGGAGACTCCGCCGTCACGGCAATAACGGGATGGCTTACACGGGAGGAAGCCGTCAGAAGTCATGGATTTTACTGAACAGTATCCACACCGCCTCGCTTTTGGAAATTCCATGCGACGAATCATGAGCATGGGGCAGCCGAGCTACCGGAGGATTATTCTTGATACCAACTCCAACTCGGCCGAATAGACCATCACCAGCGGAGGAGAGAGAAAGACGCAAAACCAACGTTACCTTGATCTTTGCCTCACGAAAATTTCAAGACCCCGAAACTCGGTCCGAGTATTCACGATTCAACACCAGAGGCTTAAAGATTGGGCGTTTTTTGGCGCCAAAATTCAAGGTCAACAAGGCAAGCCAAGACCAGGGGCAGACTTCGAGACCGTGTTCTCTGGAGACAGCCATTCTCACGAATAGACAGGGGGAGCTGAAGACATGCGGGGCCTTTGACTTTGAGCTCAAGGCGTGGGTAAAACAGACCGTTCTAGATCTCGCCGATCGTCATGGGCATTTCTTGATGTGGGAGGGTGAGTTCCACGCATCCGTTCCACAGGCCCAAACCATTTTATCCATTCTCCGAACAGATCGGGAttttttcccttcttcttttttttcttttctgccttttccttcttagcTCCGGTCTAGTTGATGACTCGCTCCGTCGATACGTATTTCCTTTTACGTTTCCCCTTTGTTTAGAATCTGCATGTGTTGACATGATATTGCGGCAATAAGAAATACATGCCTCGGTAGTTTCGTGTCAAACACTCCTCCACCCTTGTCAGCCCAGTCCAGGTCAAGGACAAGTAAACCAATTGCATGTAACTCAGGGTCTTTGCTTTGAGTGAGAGTGAACTTGTGACAAGTCAGCCATTAAAAAAGTGCCCGGCTGGTAGGGTTGAACTGCTAAATAGGCCCAGCATCCATGGAATGTCTACGTATGGTCAGTGATCAAATAATGGTGCCAAGACGTTGCACCGATGGTTCCGCCGCCGTTAATGTTTGATACAGGGATCTTGGTCAATATTGATTGTGCATGTCCTTGTCGAGGCTCTCGGCTCTCGTCTCTCTCCCGTCTTTCAGTTCCGCCCCGATAAAAGAATCGGATGGTTCGATATACGATGATCGACAAGAGAGAAGGGAAAAGCCTGATGATGGATCACTAATTACATAGTGCTAGCAAAGACTTACCAAAGTCTAAAAGCTTGTTCGATTCCCGTGTCTTTTTCATGACTGGTCGAGATGGATTGAAGCGGGACGGACTAGGTCCGGTGGTCTGGGTTCGTCTGTAGCGGCCAGAAAAGAAGCCGGCCGCATATGTATGTGGTGGGACTGCTTACTATAGACGGCAGACGGCAGACGGCAGATGTGGTGAGGTTATcggaggagatgatgatattggTACTCGGCTGGGAGTGGGAACTCAAGAGGTGAGCACCATGCATCTGTCTATCATGACTGATATTTCACTTCTTCCACAACAAGCAACTCCATCAGTGATCATGAGTTTGTGTCCGGGTGGTCAACTCACTTGTCTTATCCCCTGTCAGCTTCAAGGACCCAGACCTCGAAAGCAGGTAGGTCATTTGTTGCCAAGATGATGGGATATCCACCTACAAGCCGCCTCACACCAATTCCCCGTCCTAATCTCCATGAACGAATATGACCCCGGTAATAAACCCCGGTTCGCTTCCTGAATGGCTTGTCTTGGCTCTCTATGTATGAGTTGCTGTGCTTTATGCTGTGCTGTCCCGTACAGCATTACTGTTTTGTGATGGACTCAGATtcaagctgaagctgaagcagaTCAATGGGATGAATTATTTTCTCCGTAAGCAGACGTTGATCCTTCCTTCCTCTAGATTAGACATGTCTATCTATCATGCCCCCTTTTGTCTATCATTTACTCGTTCGATGTGAATGTCACCACTAACTAGTCTTGTGCTCGTTCCTTTGGAAATGCTATTTCCCATTCTCCCATCCATTATTTCCATACCCATTCAGTCAGTTCGTGTGGCCTGGTCTGGTCTGAAAGCTCAAATGCGGAGCAGTGATCAGCCTCTTTCCATCCTTATCTTACTCTAACTGCCACTTTATTCGTTCATCTTGTTAatcttctttccctttcaTCGACACTCTATTGTGACGCTGACTTCCCTTGTCCCCCTCTCGCTCGGCTGACAAACAACCGAACCGACGTCAAAATATCTCCACTGGAGCCTTTCTCACTGACAATTGCGGCTCTTCTACCTACTGTACCTAATAAGGTACGCTACGCTACCTCCATCTATTACGCTACATGCCAGGACCCGTTCGTTCAGTCAATTTTGACTCCGATTCCGCCACCCTAAACCCAGCCTAACTCAGAGTTTCCGTTCGAGTCAATATTCGGCCGAATGCTTTCGTCAGGTTGAATTGAATCGTATTATTCATTGGTTCCCTCTTTCCCTTTGACAAACTCGTTGGACCAACCATCACTCAAAATCGAGTCAAGCTTTTAGCACCTACTGCACTCCACCCACTGAAGGACCCCCGGACTACGGCCATAACACAGCACCGTACAGCCGACTTTTAGCTGCAAATCCCCCTGCAACTCATCCCTCTGATCCCATATCCCATCTCGATCCCCATCCCATTTCTTCCCCCCTCCCCTTCAACCTAACATCGCGGCGGCTGTATTCCTCAACATATACTTAGCAGCCCGAGCTTTTACTGCGCCGCGCATCAGGTACTATACCTCCTACTGACTGTTGCAGCTGGCCCGTACAGTTAAGGTACTGCATCAGAGTCTCCCCACTTCGTAGGGAACTTCCACCACTGTTTTCGCACGCATAcggtaccttaccttacttTCACTCATACGCTACGCACACCCGACCTCGCAGACACGCCCCTCATCGCATCTTGAATCTCGATCTCTTGCTGGCCGCTGCGCAAGGCCCAAAGCCACTGGCCACTAGGTGCCAAGGACTCGCAGTCCCTCCGGGGCTTCGAttccctcctcttctccaggCGCCTTCATGCAGCGGCTTCCTAGTTTCAACTCTCCCTCGTCTCCTTCTGCCTCTGCTTCTTCGAATTGTCCCGTCGCAGACTCAACCGATCAAGAGAAGGAGGGTCACAAAAAGCATCCACCACCAACCTCAACCTCTACTCTGGGTTCAGTACCCACATTTACGACTCCAAGCAACACCACTACCACCAGCACGACTGACGCTGAGCTTGATACCGACGTTTCAGTtctcgctgctgctgctgctaaAGCTGCCGGGGAAGCTTACAACAGGGTCACCATAACTGGCAGGAAAGCCTACGACTCTCGCCGCATATCAGAGGCACCAGCATGGAGGCACGAGCTTAGCATACCAAACTTGGCCTCAATCGCGCCCTTTTCTGACTTTGCGACCTCCTTCTCGCCAGCTTCGACTACCGGCGCTATTCGCCAGTCAAGTTTGTCCACCGCCGGTAGTCCACGAGGTCTTAGCGCGTCCACGCGAGGGCTTCCACAGACTCCCATTCCGGCGAAGCGTCCCTCCGCCCCGTTCAGAGGTGAACCCGTCATGCACCCATCACCTATCAAGAAAGCCCGCACTGGGGCATCACCACCTCGAAAGGTCGAACTTCCTAACCAAGCCGCGAATCTTGAACCCTCAGCAAGGGGGAAGCAGCAAGGGCCCCTCTcgcctctcttcttctcacaCACGCCAGCGAGGCACGTTCATCGTCCGGCCAGCTTTCCCGCAACCGATCCTGCTATTTCTATGCTTTCACGTATGCGAGAGGACCCGGCTGGCGGTGTCACGACCTTGAAGTTGCCTCGCGCAAGTGTGAGCTCCATCAGCCCAGGAAGATCAGAGAGCACTCCTGGTAGTTGGGGGTCTTCAATGGACGCTCCCGCTCATACAACGACTCCAGACAGTCGTAGTCTCCCTCCGGGGCTGCAGATGCTACAAGGTGTTGGTGTTATTGAGTTTCTGGAGCAGGACGAGAGGCCTACCTTTCTGATAGACCTGGACAATTCCGCGAATGCTAGCCGTGCCGGCTTACACATCCTCTACTACAACGCGTCTCTACGAGGAGCACATGAAGTGCTTCAATATTTGTCAGTGGACCAAGAAGATGCTAGTGCAGACACAGATTTTGGTCGCTTCAAATCATGGATTATGACACAATCCAAAGCTCGTGTGTCAGCTGATACTCACAAGTATGCTGGTATTACCTGGACATTATCAACATTACGTCGAAGGTTTCGCTTTGTTAGCGCCCAGACTTGTGTTGCTACTCCTCGCCCCAGTACTGCGTTGCCACTCATTGACGAGACAGCTGCTTCGGAAACGAGAAGTGCCGGACACTCGCCGCAGATGCCCGTTACTCCTGACGCCGAGCTCGTTGATGCGCCAGATTATTTCGGTGATGCTGAACCTATTGATGCTAATTTTGGTCGCGCAGATGTTGATGCGATCATGGAGGGAGGTGACACGAGACTACACCCTGACGAGTTTACAAACCAAGTCTTCCAATCGCAACCCGCAAGGTCAATTTTCGATTGGACAAGGATACCGGTGTCGGATGCACTTCCTCCTCATATAAAGTTTGCTCGTTCTGTAGATTGGGCGGCTACTCCTCTCGGGCCAATCGAAGATTGGCCTGCGGATCTCAGATCCATGTCCAACCTCATCATGGGCAGCCCACACCCCGCTGCCATGTACTGGGGTCCCCAGTGTGTGATCATCTACAACGAAGCTTATCTTGACCTTGCAGGCCAAAAACATCCCAAGTTGATGGGGTCTTGCTACATGGATGCCTGGCCTGAGATTTGGGATGAGATCAAGCCTGTGTTCAAGAGCGCACTAGAATCTGGACAGGCGACAATGAAGCACGAGAATCAGCTCTTCATTAATCGGCACGGCTTCTTGGAGGAAGCTTTCTTTTCGTGGTCTATTGTTCCCTTGGTGGGTGGTGAAGGCGAAGTGGTCGGACTATACAACCCAGCTTTCGAGAATACCCGCAGACGAGTCAACGAGAGACGAATGCTGATGCTTCGCGAGATTGGCGAGAGGACGGCTGCAGCTACCACTGTCGCAGGTTTCTGGCCCCAGGTGCAAAAGGGACTGGAGTTCAACGAACACGATGTGCCCTTTGCCCTGATCTACTCGGCCAGAGACGACACCGAGAGCGAGGTTTCATCATTACATTCTGGCAGCTTGATACACTCACCCCAATTGGTTCTTGAGGGGAGCCTTGGAGCACCAGAGAATCATCAAGCCGCACTTTCACACCTTGACATGCGGCAGTCTGAGGATGGCTTCGCGCCTTACATGCGCCAATCAATGGCTGCAGGCGGTGTTCCAATTGTCCTCTCTGAAGAGAATGGTAACCTTCCTACGCATCTTATTGATGGTCTTCACTGGAGGGGCTTTGGCGATCCCTCAAAGACGCTCGTTGTTTTCCCCGTTATCCCGACCACTACAGGAGAATCCGTGATTGGATTCATCGTGATGGGTGTCAACCCTCGCCGACCCTATGACGACGATTACAAGCTGTTCATTCATCTGTTGTCCCGGCAGCTAGCTAcctcgatggcttcagtGGTTTTGTTCGAGGAGGAAATCAAGCGTGGTCAAAGGGCTGCCCGCCTCGCTGCACTGGACCGTCAAGAACTCTCGATGCAACTTTACCTCCGTACACAAG contains these protein-coding regions:
- a CDS encoding succinate-semialdehyde dehydrogenase (NADP+) codes for the protein MALLQRLAAPSRGALRQSPVISLMITRRASNVAPPKLKDPSLLKQDVCYVNGEWVKAGSGKTFEVHDPSTGKLIGTCPEFNSRDTQLAIAAAADAFPSFRAKTGRERSKLLRAWYDQMAANAEDIAKIITWENGKPIADAKGETTYAANFLEWFSEEAPRVYGDTIPSSVPGNRVWTIKEPVGVCGLITPWNFPAAMITRKIGPALAAGCTVVAKSPAETPFTSLALAELAHRAGIPKGVVNVVTSHENTPELGELLTSDPTIRKVSFTGSTGVGKLLMKQSSGTLKKLSMELGGNAPFIVFDDADVDAAVAGAIASKFRSSGQTCVCANRIYVQRGIYDEFVSKFTEKVKSFSVGNGFDQGVTHGPLIHDRAIEKVEAHVKDAEKKGGKITIGGKRLNDLGSNFYAPTVIRDMTPEMDMASQETFGPVAGLFPFETEEEVVKMANNTEVGLAGYFFSRDIERVHRIAESLEVGMVGVNTGIISDAAAPFGGVKESGFGREGSLYGIGEYQITKMITYGGMGKPLQS